The following are encoded in a window of Bradyrhizobium guangdongense genomic DNA:
- a CDS encoding peroxiredoxin, which yields MSKKSRKKSSKTPSGSPTAKKKTLKTRASTQTRSAKTQPASAAKSGQPGAQTASHKAASKRLKSSEKTTKPAPSPSGAKSALGEGQKAPAFRLPRDGGKVVTLSDYTDQKLVLFFYPRADTPGCTREAIDFTRLKDAFAAAGTAVLGISADPLRAQEKFRDKHSLGIPLISDEAHEMLEAYGAWGEKSMYGRSFLGILRTTVLIGSDGKVAKLWRNVRVDGHADEVLEAARSL from the coding sequence ATGTCCAAGAAATCCCGAAAGAAATCGTCCAAAACGCCCTCCGGCAGTCCGACCGCTAAAAAGAAGACCCTGAAAACACGGGCATCGACTCAAACACGCAGCGCGAAAACACAGCCGGCGTCGGCTGCCAAATCAGGCCAGCCGGGGGCGCAGACAGCATCGCATAAGGCCGCATCGAAACGGTTAAAATCTTCTGAAAAGACCACCAAGCCCGCCCCCTCGCCGTCCGGCGCCAAATCCGCCCTGGGCGAGGGGCAGAAGGCCCCGGCGTTCCGCCTGCCCCGCGATGGCGGCAAGGTGGTCACCCTGTCGGATTATACCGACCAGAAGCTGGTCCTGTTCTTCTATCCGCGCGCCGATACGCCGGGCTGCACGCGCGAGGCGATCGACTTCACCCGGCTCAAGGACGCCTTTGCCGCTGCGGGCACCGCGGTGCTCGGCATCTCGGCCGACCCGTTAAGGGCCCAGGAGAAGTTCCGCGACAAGCACAGCCTCGGTATTCCGCTGATCTCGGATGAAGCGCATGAGATGCTGGAGGCGTATGGCGCCTGGGGCGAAAAATCCATGTATGGCAGAAGCTTCCTTGGAATTCTTCGCACGACGGTGCTGATCGGTAGCGACGGCAAAGTGGCCAAGCTCTGGCGCAATGTCCGGGTCGATGGTCATGCCGACGAGGTGCTGGAAGCTGCAAGAAGTCTTTAA
- a CDS encoding DUF3971 domain-containing protein, with protein MPGRGASIPVDGCGPGGAKSYDGRLYREAMARNTSPQDHIKDFDRHGGYHEQPEWDEADWDQDQEEEAGHRARRLLSRSGSRFRLGGGFSALRRALPSGRWVRRMSIVLGALIVIFVGCFGALWWRLGAGPINLDMATPWLAAAIEDNIGHGNTVEVGGTQIERAGRIGIAVRIRDIIVRDHEHAIVASAPKAEVRLSGVALLTGHLRAESLNLVDAELAIRIAPDGTVTVSAGDTAKPLATGVASKKEAGLPPTFPRNGVPPPPFGMAPATPDAPQAAPQPVAQSGILQGLDWLDSLSMTGLDGQNLNEIGLKNGNLIVDDQQRGSKWTFENITLGLRRPSHGGVTLSLGEEGAHPWSLRATIGPAENGVRSVDIRADKVSTSNILLALRVKDLTYTADLPLTGELKGELGRDGVPTFFRGKIAVGAGNIIDTDTPDYPMAIDSAEINVEWDAGRRVLVAPFKILSGANRMTLLAHLEPPNGTINDWQLGFSGGSILLGGIDNEPPLVFNRIAIGFRFDTDHKRLLLTQADISNGEIGVAGTGAIDYSGEPRLTLGFAGTPMSASALKRMWPTLVVPELRQWVIERIERGTLQRIEVGINSPTRNLPRKGPPIPDDGLSVNIVASGVAVRPVDGMPVVHDADLKAHVTGRTATVNIGQGIADTPAGRKITISDFTFEVPDMAPKPSPSRTRFRVDGPVPAAAEMLSNDRLSDLSSTVVDPNTSKGTFTASIQLGMPVKGELTKADTTYAVTADLNGFAADKLVMNQKLEANNLKIVANNGGYQVKGDVKINGQAASLDYRKATDGDADVKLQTTLDDASRARLGFDLSPAVSGSVPVKVSGKIAGGPDATTKLGIEADLTSVKLDNILPGWVKLPGKSSKATFKVVPTAQSTRLEDIVIEGGGASIKGSLEVDPNGDLMNANFPTYAPSDGDKTSLKVERGQDGVVRGTMRGDVFDGRGFLKSAISGNSKDDSKSKLKNVDFDIDVKLGAVMGFNGEAMRSVDAKMSKRSGAIKAFSLSGRIGQNTPVAADLRGGRAQGSREVIYLQTNDAGALLRFTDTYTKAVGGQMVVAMEPPTSEPNTAREGLINVRDFTVKGEAQLERVAAGAPNGTGNGVSFSALRAEFIRQNGALTVRDGVVKGPMIGATIEGSIDYPGNQVCMSGTFVPMYGLNNMFGQIPVLGLFLGAGDKEGLIGVTYEVVGTPAAPVMRVNPISAIFPGVTRKIMEFNTGKQNTPIDELPSSQSGDSPTGTARQLSNGCSLARR; from the coding sequence ATGCCGGGGCGGGGTGCGTCGATCCCTGTCGATGGCTGCGGTCCCGGCGGCGCCAAGTCGTACGACGGGCGCCTGTATCGAGAGGCAATGGCAAGGAATACGTCGCCCCAGGACCACATCAAGGATTTCGATCGGCACGGCGGCTATCACGAGCAGCCGGAATGGGACGAGGCCGACTGGGATCAAGATCAGGAGGAGGAGGCGGGCCATCGCGCGCGCCGCCTGTTGTCGCGCTCCGGCTCGCGCTTCCGGCTCGGCGGCGGCTTCTCGGCGCTGCGGCGGGCGCTGCCGAGCGGACGCTGGGTTCGCCGGATGTCCATCGTCCTCGGCGCCTTGATCGTCATCTTCGTCGGCTGCTTTGGAGCGCTGTGGTGGCGGCTCGGTGCCGGTCCCATCAATCTCGATATGGCAACGCCCTGGCTCGCGGCCGCGATCGAGGACAATATCGGACACGGCAACACCGTGGAGGTCGGTGGCACCCAGATCGAGCGCGCCGGCCGGATCGGAATTGCCGTGCGCATCCGCGACATCATCGTTCGCGATCATGAGCACGCCATCGTCGCCAGTGCACCGAAGGCCGAAGTGAGGCTGTCCGGGGTCGCGCTCCTCACCGGGCATCTGCGCGCCGAAAGCCTCAACCTCGTCGATGCCGAACTCGCGATCCGGATCGCACCTGACGGGACCGTCACGGTGTCCGCCGGTGACACGGCGAAGCCGCTCGCAACCGGCGTCGCATCCAAGAAGGAAGCGGGCCTGCCACCGACGTTCCCGCGTAACGGCGTGCCGCCGCCGCCTTTCGGGATGGCGCCCGCGACCCCGGATGCGCCTCAGGCCGCACCTCAGCCCGTCGCGCAGAGCGGAATCCTTCAGGGGCTCGACTGGCTCGACAGCCTGAGCATGACCGGCCTCGACGGCCAGAACCTCAACGAGATCGGTCTCAAGAACGGCAACCTGATCGTCGACGACCAGCAGCGCGGCAGCAAATGGACGTTTGAGAACATCACGCTCGGTCTGCGTCGGCCGAGCCATGGTGGCGTGACGCTCAGTCTCGGCGAGGAGGGCGCCCATCCGTGGTCACTGCGCGCCACGATCGGACCCGCCGAGAATGGCGTGCGGTCGGTCGATATCCGCGCGGACAAGGTCTCGACCTCCAACATCCTGCTGGCGCTACGCGTCAAGGACCTGACCTATACGGCTGACCTGCCTCTGACCGGCGAGCTGAAGGGCGAGCTCGGCCGCGATGGCGTGCCGACGTTCTTCCGCGGCAAGATCGCGGTCGGCGCGGGCAACATCATCGACACCGATACGCCCGATTATCCGATGGCGATCGACTCGGCCGAGATCAATGTCGAGTGGGATGCGGGACGCCGGGTGCTGGTGGCGCCGTTCAAGATTCTCTCGGGCGCCAATCGCATGACGCTGCTGGCCCATCTCGAGCCGCCAAACGGCACTATCAATGACTGGCAGCTCGGCTTCAGCGGCGGTTCGATCCTGCTCGGCGGCATCGACAACGAGCCGCCGCTGGTCTTCAACCGCATCGCGATCGGCTTCCGCTTCGACACCGACCACAAGCGCCTGCTGCTGACGCAGGCGGATATCAGCAATGGCGAGATCGGCGTCGCCGGCACGGGCGCGATCGACTATTCGGGCGAGCCGCGCCTGACGCTCGGCTTTGCGGGGACGCCGATGTCGGCCTCCGCCCTGAAGCGGATGTGGCCGACGCTGGTCGTGCCGGAATTGCGCCAATGGGTCATCGAGCGGATCGAGCGCGGCACGCTCCAGCGCATCGAGGTCGGCATCAATTCGCCGACCCGTAACCTGCCGCGCAAGGGGCCGCCGATTCCCGATGACGGCCTGTCGGTCAACATCGTGGCGAGCGGCGTCGCGGTCCGGCCCGTGGACGGCATGCCGGTCGTGCACGATGCCGACCTCAAGGCGCACGTAACCGGTCGCACCGCCACCGTGAATATCGGCCAGGGCATTGCCGACACGCCCGCGGGCCGCAAGATTACCATCTCGGACTTTACCTTCGAGGTGCCTGACATGGCGCCCAAGCCGTCGCCGTCGCGGACCCGATTCCGTGTCGACGGTCCGGTGCCCGCGGCGGCCGAAATGCTCTCCAACGATCGGTTGAGCGATCTGTCGTCCACCGTCGTCGATCCCAACACCAGCAAGGGAACGTTCACGGCCAGCATCCAGCTCGGCATGCCGGTCAAGGGCGAACTGACCAAGGCGGACACGACGTACGCCGTCACCGCCGATCTCAACGGCTTTGCCGCCGACAAGCTGGTGATGAACCAGAAGCTCGAGGCCAACAACCTCAAGATCGTCGCCAACAACGGGGGTTACCAGGTCAAGGGCGACGTCAAGATCAACGGGCAGGCGGCCTCGCTTGACTACCGTAAGGCCACCGATGGCGATGCCGACGTCAAATTGCAGACGACGCTGGACGATGCCAGCCGTGCACGCCTCGGCTTCGATCTCAGTCCGGCCGTTAGCGGTTCAGTCCCGGTCAAGGTCTCGGGCAAGATTGCCGGCGGTCCTGACGCGACGACGAAGCTTGGCATCGAGGCAGACCTGACCTCGGTCAAGCTCGACAACATCCTTCCCGGCTGGGTCAAGCTGCCGGGCAAGTCGAGCAAGGCGACGTTCAAGGTGGTGCCGACGGCACAATCGACGCGGCTCGAGGACATCGTCATCGAAGGCGGCGGCGCTTCGATCAAGGGCTCGCTCGAAGTCGATCCGAACGGCGACCTCATGAACGCGAACTTCCCGACCTATGCGCCGTCCGACGGCGACAAGACGTCGTTGAAGGTCGAGCGCGGTCAGGACGGGGTGGTCCGAGGCACGATGCGCGGCGACGTGTTCGACGGCCGCGGCTTCCTGAAGTCGGCCATCTCCGGCAATTCCAAGGACGACAGCAAGAGCAAGCTGAAGAACGTCGATTTCGACATCGACGTGAAGCTCGGCGCCGTCATGGGTTTCAACGGCGAGGCGATGCGCAGCGTCGACGCCAAGATGTCGAAGCGAAGCGGGGCGATCAAGGCGTTCTCGCTGAGCGGAAGGATCGGTCAGAATACGCCTGTTGCGGCGGACTTGCGCGGCGGGCGTGCGCAGGGCAGCCGAGAGGTGATCTATCTCCAGACCAACGATGCCGGCGCGCTGCTGCGTTTCACCGACACCTATACCAAGGCGGTCGGCGGCCAGATGGTGGTTGCCATGGAGCCGCCGACCTCAGAGCCGAATACGGCTCGCGAGGGCCTCATCAACGTGCGCGACTTCACGGTGAAGGGCGAGGCCCAGCTCGAGCGCGTTGCAGCCGGCGCTCCGAATGGCACCGGCAATGGCGTCTCCTTCAGCGCGCTCCGCGCCGAGTTCATCCGTCAGAACGGCGCGCTGACGGTCCGTGACGGCGTGGTCAAGGGCCCGATGATCGGCGCCACCATCGAGGGCTCGATCGACTATCCCGGCAACCAGGTGTGCATGAGTGGCACCTTCGTGCCGATGTACGGGTTGAACAACATGTTCGGACAAATTCCGGTGCTCGGGTTGTTCCTGGGGGCCGGCGACAAGGAGGGACTGATCGGCGTGACCTACGAGGTCGTCGGCACACCGGCGGCGCCCGTGATGCGCGTCAATCCGATCTCGGCGATCTTTCCCGGCGTGACCCGGAAGATCATGGAGTTCAACACCGGCAAGCAGAACACGCCGATCGACGAGCTGCCGTCGTCGCAGTCCGGTGACAGCCCCACGGGTACGGCGAGACAATTGTCGAATGGTTGCAGCCTCGCGCGGCGTTAG